A window of the bacterium genome harbors these coding sequences:
- a CDS encoding efflux RND transporter periplasmic adaptor subunit → MAHRLKFVIPVLVIAAAAYFVWNYQANKAQTGNGSIKISGNIEATERDLSFKIAGRVIERAASEGDRIEPGALVARLDDAELLADAAIRRAELEAARAALEELKAGARPQEIAQAAAIVKQADAKVRELESGARPQERETAEASVRQAQAEVDRLKADFERAEKLFNEGVISGQAFDAAKTALTVATERLKTAQEQRDLVESGPKTEQIDQARAALSQAKESYSLIKAGPRAERIAQAEARVKQAEEALSLSETRLGYAALASPAGGVVVSENVEPGEYVVPGTPVVTLAELDKVYLRGFVSETELGIVKIGQVVKVSVDAFPGKTFDGKIVFISPESEFTPKTVQTKEERTKLVYRIKIEIANAGGELKPGMPADAAIEINGE, encoded by the coding sequence ATGGCGCATCGTTTGAAATTCGTGATTCCGGTGCTTGTTATAGCCGCGGCCGCGTACTTCGTATGGAATTATCAGGCGAACAAGGCGCAGACCGGGAACGGTTCAATTAAAATATCCGGCAACATCGAGGCGACCGAGCGCGATCTTTCGTTCAAGATCGCCGGACGGGTGATTGAGCGTGCCGCGTCCGAGGGCGACCGCATCGAGCCGGGCGCGCTTGTCGCGCGTCTCGACGACGCGGAGCTTTTGGCGGACGCCGCTATCCGGCGGGCGGAATTGGAAGCCGCGCGCGCGGCGCTGGAGGAGCTTAAGGCGGGTGCGCGTCCGCAGGAAATCGCTCAAGCGGCGGCGATTGTGAAACAGGCGGACGCGAAGGTGCGCGAACTCGAATCCGGCGCGCGGCCGCAGGAGCGCGAAACCGCGGAGGCCTCGGTGCGCCAGGCGCAGGCGGAAGTGGATCGGCTGAAAGCGGATTTTGAGCGGGCGGAAAAGCTTTTTAACGAGGGCGTGATTTCGGGGCAGGCTTTCGACGCGGCGAAAACGGCGCTTACCGTCGCAACCGAGCGGCTGAAAACGGCGCAGGAGCAGCGCGATCTTGTGGAAAGCGGGCCGAAAACCGAGCAGATAGACCAGGCCAGGGCGGCGCTGTCCCAGGCAAAAGAGTCGTATTCGCTGATCAAGGCGGGGCCGCGCGCGGAGCGGATCGCGCAGGCGGAGGCGCGCGTGAAGCAGGCGGAGGAAGCGCTTTCTCTCTCGGAAACGCGGCTTGGATACGCGGCGCTCGCATCGCCCGCGGGAGGAGTGGTTGTCAGCGAGAACGTCGAGCCCGGCGAGTACGTCGTGCCGGGGACGCCGGTCGTGACGCTTGCGGAACTTGATAAGGTTTACTTGCGCGGGTTTGTTTCGGAGACGGAGCTGGGCATAGTGAAGATCGGCCAGGTCGTCAAAGTGAGCGTGGACGCGTTTCCGGGAAAGACTTTCGACGGAAAGATCGTTTTCATATCGCCCGAATCCGAGTTCACACCCAAGACTGTGCAGACGAAGGAAGAGCGCACAAAGCTCGTGTACCGGATCAAGATCGAAATCGCGAATGCGGGGGGGGAGCTGAAGCCGGGGATGCCGGCCGACGCGGCGATCGAAATTAACGGGGAATGA
- a CDS encoding ABC transporter ATP-binding protein, with product MSNAIETSALRKEFPGVVAVDSLTFAVPEGEIFGLVGPDGAGKTTTMRMLAAIMDPTGGDARVAGLSVRKDGDAVKNHIGYMSQRFGLYPDLTVIENLDFYADIYGIPARGRAEKIDALLSFSGLLHFKKRQAGRLSGGMKQKLGLACALVHTPKVLLLDEPTNGVDPVSRRDFWRILYRLLSEKVTILVSTAYLDEAERCNAIGLMHNGRMIATGDPGEVKKLMRGSLIVISTDDPRRGASVLKRALPEDGVGILGGAVHVTTNDFARTMREAPRILRESGIAILEIKEEEPSLEDVFVSMMAES from the coding sequence ATGTCAAACGCGATTGAAACATCCGCATTGCGAAAGGAATTCCCAGGCGTAGTCGCCGTGGACTCGCTTACGTTCGCGGTGCCGGAAGGCGAGATATTCGGACTCGTCGGCCCGGACGGCGCGGGAAAGACGACGACGATGCGGATGCTCGCCGCGATAATGGATCCGACAGGGGGGGACGCGCGCGTCGCCGGGCTGTCCGTGCGCAAGGACGGGGACGCGGTGAAGAACCACATCGGATATATGAGTCAGCGGTTCGGGCTGTATCCGGATCTGACCGTCATCGAAAATCTGGATTTTTACGCGGATATCTACGGAATACCGGCGCGCGGCCGCGCGGAGAAAATCGACGCGCTGCTTTCCTTTTCCGGACTGTTGCATTTCAAGAAGCGCCAGGCCGGGCGGCTTTCCGGCGGAATGAAGCAAAAGCTGGGCCTCGCGTGCGCGCTGGTGCATACACCTAAAGTGCTGCTATTGGACGAGCCGACGAACGGGGTGGATCCGGTTTCCCGCCGCGACTTCTGGCGGATTCTTTACCGGCTGCTATCGGAAAAGGTGACGATTCTGGTTTCCACCGCGTACCTTGACGAAGCCGAGCGGTGCAACGCGATCGGGCTGATGCACAATGGAAGGATGATTGCAACCGGCGATCCCGGCGAAGTGAAAAAACTGATGAGGGGTTCCCTGATTGTAATTTCAACCGATGATCCGCGGCGCGGCGCGTCCGTGCTCAAGCGCGCCTTGCCGGAGGACGGCGTCGGTATTTTGGGCGGCGCGGTGCACGTAACGACGAATGACTTTGCGCGGACTATGCGCGAAGCGCCCCGGATTTTGCGCGAATCCGGAATCGCTATACTGGAAATAAAGGAGGAGGAGCCGTCGCTCGAAGACGTATTCGTTTCGATGATGGCGGAATCTTAA
- a CDS encoding ABC transporter ATP-binding protein, giving the protein MKFGTFTAVNKITLEVGTGEIFGFLGPNGAGKSTTIRMLCGILTPTSGEGRVAGFDVMREPEKIKKHIGYMSQRFSLYEDLTVEENIDFYGGIYGLNGGKHVERKEWAIEMAGLSAHRKKRAKTLAGGWKQRLALGCAILHEPPVIFLDEPTSGVDPLTRRRFWDVIYELAERGTTVFVTTHYMDEAEFCDRVALIYRGELIAVGAPSELKKTAMSHSIIEVACARPQDFIGEIEQLPSVSEAALFGSGLHVTTDDADRAAAEIRRFFEARIVPTGKIEKVAPSMEDVFVSLIEARDKRENDNREVER; this is encoded by the coding sequence ATGAAATTCGGGACATTCACCGCCGTGAACAAAATCACCCTCGAAGTCGGCACCGGCGAAATTTTCGGCTTCCTGGGGCCGAACGGCGCGGGCAAGTCCACCACCATCCGCATGCTCTGCGGCATTCTTACTCCCACGTCGGGGGAGGGGAGAGTCGCCGGATTCGACGTGATGCGCGAGCCTGAAAAGATAAAAAAACACATCGGATACATGAGCCAGAGGTTTTCGCTTTACGAAGATCTGACTGTCGAAGAGAATATCGATTTTTACGGGGGAATTTACGGACTCAACGGCGGCAAGCACGTCGAGCGCAAGGAATGGGCGATCGAAATGGCGGGGCTTTCGGCTCACCGCAAAAAACGCGCGAAAACGCTCGCGGGCGGATGGAAGCAGCGGCTGGCGCTCGGCTGCGCTATTCTGCACGAGCCGCCGGTGATATTTCTCGACGAGCCGACTTCGGGCGTTGACCCGCTCACGCGCCGGCGCTTCTGGGATGTTATCTACGAACTGGCGGAGCGCGGGACGACGGTTTTCGTCACGACGCATTACATGGACGAGGCCGAATTTTGCGACAGGGTAGCGCTGATTTACCGGGGGGAGCTGATCGCGGTGGGTGCGCCGTCGGAACTCAAGAAAACCGCGATGTCCCACTCGATAATCGAAGTCGCCTGCGCGCGGCCGCAGGATTTCATCGGCGAAATTGAACAGCTTCCAAGCGTAAGCGAAGCCGCGCTTTTCGGAAGCGGGCTGCATGTCACGACGGACGATGCGGATAGGGCTGCAGCGGAAATCCGGCGATTTTTCGAAGCGCGGATAGTTCCGACGGGCAAAATAGAAAAAGTCGCGCCGTCGATGGAGGATGTATTCGTATCGCTGATCGAAGCGCGCGACAAGCGCGAAAACGACAACCGCGAGGTGGAGCGGTGA
- a CDS encoding ABC transporter permease has translation MSFRRFAAVARKEFLHVLRDARSLALGLLIPAVLISLFGWALTLDVDEVPTVVFDSSETPQSRDFVSYFDGTPYFNIKKYVSSYRELECEIDHARALVAVVIPHDFASKIASGRNAEVQIIADGSDANTATIATGYANAVAAAYSQKIVSGYALRATGRTISAPLDFRPRAWYNPEMKSQNYIIPGLIAVIMMIIAAILTSLTVAREWERGTMEQLISTPVRGPELILGKLVPYFTIGMMNLVLAYLLGRYIFHVPMRGSVALLFALSAVFLAGALSMGMIISIVAKNQMLASQLAMITTFLPSYLLSGLMFSIFQMPAPLQYLSHIVPAMYYIRILRGIYLKGLGTEALLSEAALLAVFGAIVLFVANRKFRRKLD, from the coding sequence GTGAGCTTCAGGCGTTTCGCCGCGGTCGCCCGCAAGGAATTCCTGCATGTATTGCGGGACGCGAGGAGCTTGGCGCTTGGACTGCTTATTCCTGCAGTTTTGATTTCGCTTTTCGGATGGGCGCTGACTTTGGACGTGGACGAAGTGCCGACGGTCGTATTCGATTCCAGCGAAACTCCGCAGAGCCGCGATTTTGTTTCATACTTTGACGGAACACCCTATTTCAATATCAAGAAGTACGTTTCGAGCTACCGGGAACTGGAATGCGAGATAGACCACGCGCGCGCGCTTGTCGCCGTCGTTATTCCGCATGATTTCGCGAGCAAAATAGCTTCCGGCAGAAACGCGGAGGTGCAGATTATCGCGGACGGGAGCGACGCGAACACCGCTACGATCGCGACCGGTTACGCGAACGCGGTCGCCGCCGCGTATTCGCAAAAAATCGTAAGCGGGTACGCTCTGCGCGCTACCGGGCGCACGATATCCGCGCCGCTGGATTTCCGTCCGCGCGCCTGGTACAACCCGGAAATGAAATCGCAGAATTACATCATCCCCGGTTTGATCGCGGTGATAATGATGATAATCGCCGCGATACTCACCTCGCTCACGGTCGCGCGCGAATGGGAGCGCGGCACGATGGAGCAGCTTATTTCAACTCCGGTGCGCGGCCCGGAGCTTATCCTCGGAAAGCTGGTTCCGTATTTCACAATCGGGATGATGAACCTCGTTCTTGCATACCTGCTCGGCCGGTACATCTTTCATGTTCCGATGCGCGGGAGCGTCGCGCTTCTTTTCGCGCTTTCCGCCGTCTTTCTCGCGGGCGCGCTTTCGATGGGAATGATAATAAGCATCGTCGCAAAAAACCAGATGCTTGCAAGCCAGCTTGCGATGATAACGACGTTTCTGCCGTCGTATCTTCTTTCCGGGCTGATGTTCTCGATATTCCAGATGCCTGCACCGCTTCAATATCTGTCGCACATCGTGCCCGCGATGTATTACATAAGGATTTTGCGCGGAATTTACTTGAAGGGGCTCGGCACCGAAGCGCTGCTGTCCGAAGCCGCGCTCCTGGCCGTGTTCGGCGCGATCGTGCTTTTCGTCGCCAACCGGAAATTCAGGAGGAAGCTCGATTGA